Proteins from a genomic interval of Lolium perenne isolate Kyuss_39 chromosome 1, Kyuss_2.0, whole genome shotgun sequence:
- the LOC127345217 gene encoding uncharacterized protein: MLPATTSHARRRRPPPTRAAGNHLPCAAGDHLARAAGYLLRAAPPPSPRCSRRRPGSRCPRAAGDHLLQAPWRTASHAHCWQPPHPRHTIPADPSSYRSQPPSVRRRSSSPTYPWSPPRPPPVRLPVNTSPPATDHRGLLGSTVGDEQLAHPLSSARRRSALPHFPDVPLSLLPSCHRRPGFFFGRSDVSVQRSTIFDSRQYKAVACTHT, from the exons ATGCTGCCGGCGACCACCTCCCACGCGCGCCGCCGGCGACCACCTCCCACGCGCGCCGCCGGCAACCACCTCCCCTGTGCCGCCGGCGACCACCTCGCTCGCGCCGCCGGCTACCTGCTCCGCGCGGCGCCGCCCCCATCCCCGCGATGCTCCCGGCGGCGGCCAGGCTCCCGCTGCCCCCGCGCCGCCGGTGACCACCTCCTACAAGCGCCGTGGAGAACTGCCTCCCACGCGCACTGCTGGCAACCACCTCACCCGCGCCATACAATCCCGGCCGATCCAAGCTCCTACCGGTCGCAGCCGCCCTCCGTCCGCCGGAGATCAAGCTCCCCCACGTATCCATGGTCTCCGCCGCGACCCCCTCCCGTGCGTCTCCCGGTCAACACATCTCCacccgccacagaccaccgcggccTCCTAGGTTCTACCGTCGGCGATGAGCAGCTCGCTCATCCCCTGTCCTCCGCGAGGCGCCGGTCTGCCCTCCCCCATTTCCCCGATGTGCCGCTCTCCCTCctgcccagctgccaccggcgcCCTGGATTTTTTTTTGGGAGGTCAGATGTTTCAGTTCAGCGAAGCACAATCTTCGATTCGCGACAGTACAAGGCAGTGGCATG TACACATACTTGA